The following nucleotide sequence is from Flavobacteriales bacterium.
CATTGCTTTGATGGTAAACCCTCCGGCAATAATATCTGCCAATATGTTACCAATATGCCCGTTTGCTACCGCATCAGGCTTAATCATTGTAAATGTTTTGTTTCCAGACATTCTTTAAAATTGTGCTTTTTTAAAAATCGGCTGCAAAAATAGACTTTAGTTGAACATAATTTGCGAGTTTTGCTGAACTTTTAAAAAAATCGATTTGCAAGACACGACGGATAAACTCATTTCTCAATTAAAAAGCAAAAAAGTCTTAAAGATTGTCATTACTACCCATCATAAGCCCGATGCGGATGCTTTGGGTTCGTCATTGGCGTTGTGGCATTTTTTAAAGAAAATTGGTCATAATGTGGTTATTGTGTCGCCCACTGATTACCCACCCTATTTATGTTGGATGCCAGGCGAACATGAAGTAATTAATTTTGAAGAAAATACCGAAAAAGCCATTGAGCTGTGCGAAAATGCCGATTTAATTTTTTGTCTTGATTTCAATGATTTGTCACGTATCAACAAATTTGGCGAATATGTTGGCAAATCAAAAGCATTAAAAATAATGATAGACCACCATCGCAATCCTGCAGGATTTGATGATTACCGTTTCTGGACAATAGAAACAAGCTCTACTAGCGAACTAATTTACGACTTTATACAAAAATGTCAATCAAACCATTTGATAGACAAAGATATAGCCTCTTGTCTATATGCCGGCATCATGGCTGATACTGGCTCCTTCCGATTTAGCTCCACCAGCAGCAAAACACATCGAATTGCAGCCGAATTGATAGACTTAGGCGTTGAGTCAGCAAAAATTCAAGCCTTACTGCTCGACAACTTTTCGCTGAGCAGATATAGATTAATGGGTTATGTGCTATACAAAAAGCTGCATACTTTCCCTAAATTAAAAACCGCTTTGGTCTATTTGAGCCAAGAAGAATTACAACGATTTAACATTCAAACAGGTGATACAGAGGGTTTTGTAAATTACGGTTTGGGCATAAAAGGAATCGTTTTTTCGGCTCTTATCGTTGACCGTACCGAAATGATTAAAATGTCGTTTCGTTCGCAAGGTAGTTTTCCGTGCAATGAGTTTGCAGAAAAATATTTCAATGGGGGTGGCCACCTAAATGCCTCAGGTGGTTGGAGCAAAGACACACTAAATGAGGTAGTTTCAAAGTTTAAAGAGGTATTACCTGAATATAGAAATCAATTATTATCAAGTTTAGACGAATGAAAATACGCTCACACATACTTGTTTCATTAATTTTCTTTGGCCTATCATCATGCCAAAAAGGATACGACTTTGAAAAATCGCCAACTGGACTTCAATATCATTTCTTCACCAACAATGCTGGTGGGAAAGTCGGCAAAATAGGAGATTTTTACTCGATGAATGTCACGGCAATGGGCGATACCATTTTATTCAGCACCTTCCTTGATTTGGAAAGAGTAGAACCCTTGTATAAAGGGGACGTTCACGAAGGGTTGGCCATGCTGCATAAAGGTGATAGCGTTGTTTTTCTGCTTCCTGCCGACTCCTTTTTTAGCAATGCAGGCAAACCAGTGCCTGAAAATTTGAAAGGAGGAACCGTTATGCTTCACATAGGCGTTTTAGACATTAGAAATCCTTTTGAACAAACCATTTTTAAAAGTGAAGAAGAAATAAAAATCATGGAAAATTTTGTAAAAAATGAAGGTTGGCAAAATGTGGTGCTGGACACCACCGGAATCTATTACCAAAAAATAGGCGAAAACCCAAATGCAGAGCCTATTTTGATTGGCGATAGCGTGGACATAAACTATACCTACTCGTTGCTGAATCGCAGGGTTTTGTGGCAAACCAAAGATAACGACCCGTGGCGTTTTGAAGTTGGTGGAAATCAAACCCGCATTTCCGGATTAAGCCGTGTTCTGGTTTTGATGAATGATGGAGACCATGTCAGAGCCTTATTGCCTTTTACAGAGGCATTTGGCATTCAAGGACTCAGCGATTTTATACCACCATGCTCCACGATTGTATTAGATATAAAAGCAAAAAAAGTTAAAAAATGAAAGTTGTAATAACCGGTGGTGCTGGATTTATCGGTTCTCATGTTGTTCGACATTTTGTCAACAAATACCCTGATTATCAAATAACTAATCTCGACAAATTGACCTATGCTGGCAATTTGGAAAATTTGAAAGATGTTGAATCTAAATCAAACTATAAATTTGTTAGGTTGGATATTGCCGACAAAGAAGCGGTAAATGAACTATTTGAACTACAAAAGTTCGACGCCGTCATCCATTTGGCAGCCGAGAGCCATGTGGATAGAAGCATTACCAACCCGCTCGATTTTGTAATGACCAATGTTGTTGGAACAGTTAATTTATTAAATGCATTCAAAGCATTTGGCAATTTTGAACAAGGATTATTCTATCATGTCAGCACAGATGAAGTTTATGGAGAATTGAGCGATGATGGAAAGTTTGTAGAAACAACTCCCTATAGCCCAAACTCGCCCTACTCGGCTAGCAAAGCGAGCAGCGATCATTTTGTACGAGCCTATCATAAAACCTATGGTATGCCTGTAAAAATCAGCAATTGTTCCAACAATTACGGTTCTCACCATTTTCCGGAAAAATTGATTCCACTTTTTATAAATAATATCAAAAACAACAAACCACTTCCTGTTTACGGAAAGGGAGAAAATGTGCGGGATTGGCTTTTTGTTAACGACCATGCCACAGCCATAGATGTTATTTTTCATAAAGGAAAAACTGGTGAGACATACAACATTGGCGGAAATAATGAGTGGAAAAACATTGACTTAATAAAGTTGATGTGCAAACTCATGGATGAAAAGTTGAGCCGACCCAACAGAACCTCAGAGCAACTAATTACTTACGTAAAAGACCGTGCAGGTCATGATTTTAGATATGCCATAGATTCTACTAAGCTTATGACCGAACTTGGCTGGAAACCATCTCTTCAATTTGAAGAAGGATTATCCAAAACCATTGACTGGTATCTTGCGAATGATGATTGGTTGAAAAACGTTACATCAGGAGCATATTTGGATTATTATAAAAAGCAATACTCAGAAAGATGAAAGGAATAATTTTGGCAGGAGGGTCAGGAACTAGGTTGCATCCGCTCACATTAGCCATGAGCAAGCAACTAATGCCGGTGTATGACAAACCGATGATTTATTACCCTCTCTCTACCCTTATGATGGCCGGTATTAGAGAAATTTTAATCATTTCCACCCCACACGATTTGCCACATTTTAAGAGACTACTAGGTGATGGAAGCCAACTTGGATGCTCATTTCAATACCAAGTTCAAGAAATTCCGAATGGCTTAGCTCAAGCATTTGTGCTTGGAGAATCGTTTATCGGAGATGACAAAGTTGCCTTAATTTTGGGTGACAATATCTTTTTTGGAACCACACTTGAAGAGACTTTAAAAGAAAATGCCGACCCAAATGGTGGTGTTATTTTCGCATACCATGTGAGCGACCCCGAACGTTACGGTGTTGTTGAATTTGATAGTGAAATGAAAGCCATTTCCATTGAAGAAAAACCGGTAAAACCAAAATCAAATTTTGCAGTTCCCGGTCTTTATTTTTATGATAATCAAGTAGTTGAGATTGCCAAAAATTTAAAACCCTCCCTTCGCGGAGAATATGAAATTACGGATGTAAACAAAGAATACCTCAAACGCAACCAATTGAAAGTTGGCGTTATGCATAGAGGAACCGCATGGTTGGACACTGGTACATTTCAATCGCTCAATCAAGCAGCTCAGTTTGTACATGTCATTGAAGAGCGACAAGGATTAAAAATTGGTTGCATCGAGGAAGTAGCCTTTCGTCAAGGTTTTATCGACAAAAAACAATTGAAAACTCTTGCCAAGCCACTCACAAAAAGTGGATACGGAAACTATTTGTTAAACCTATCTAAGTAAATTGAAATTTTCGACTGTTTTTAACAATTTTAGAAAGCTGAAAACAGTCAGCTCGGCAGAGGAAATTTCTATTTTCAACCGATTGATTGCCCTCGGTGTTGTATCCATTGTGGCAGACATAGTTGGTTTAGCAATCCTTTATTTATTTATTCTCTTTATTGTTCAGCCTGATACCTTCAATGGCTACGTGGGTTCATTCATTTCTATCGAGGGAAAATTGCTACCACTCATTATTCTTGCAGTATTATTCTTGGCTAAGAATATTTTTCAGATATTTCTTTCAAAGTATCAGTTAAAAAAGGTTTTTTCAATAACCTCAAGCATGGCAGACCTTAGCTTTATGCAAGGTTTTGTGGGCGGCCTTCAAGAGCAAAGAAAGGTTAGCAGCAATGAGCGATTAAACGCCATCAATTCTGTTACTAATTCGCTGCCAACATTGGTTATACAACCCATACTATTGGCCATTTCTGAGGTGATTTTTGTTGTTTTGGCTTTAGCTATTTTATTATTCTACAAACCCATTTTGGTTATTTGGATTCTGTTATTCATCGTTCCTGTAGCTCTATTTTTAATTTGGTTTTCCAACAAAAAATTGGCTACGCATGAGCAATTCATTCAAGAATTTATGCCAAAAATGTATAACCTTATTTCCAATTCCGTTTTTGGTTTTTCGGATATCAAACTGATGAATATGGAGAATGAATATTTGTATAATTATAGAGAAATTCGTCAAAAACTGCATAATGAGCGAATAAATCAAATCTGGATAAGCAACCAAATTCCATCCCGTTTAATGGAAACTGCCGCTATATTTTCGATACTCATTACCGCCATTTATCTGTCTCAAACAGAGGTTCAATCGGCCATGATGGTTTTGGCATTTTTTGCCTCGGTTGCCTTCAGATTGTTGCCCTCGATAACAAGAATTATAGGGGCTATAAGCACCTTTAACAGTTTTGCTTCTATCATAGATTTTGTTTCAATCAAAAGGAATGAGGTTGTGCAAGATGTGGGTGTTGATTTTCGATTCAATCAAAAAATAGAGTTAAATCAATTAAATTACCGTTTTGGAGAAGGTAGGCAGGTAATAAATAATGTTTCTGAAACCTTCAAAAAAGGAGATTTTGTAGGAATTTTCGGACCATCAGGTGAGGGCAAAACAACATTGGTAAATCTTCTTTTGGGCTTTTATAAACCTGAAAATAATGAAAGTATAAAAATTGACGGACACCCATTGAATCAAATTTCTAGATCTTGGCAGAACCAATTGGGATATGTGAAACAAGATGTCTTTTTGTTAAATGAAACCATTTCAAAAAATATCGTTTTCAAAAATGAAGAAATAAACGAAGCCAAATTGACTAATATTCTAAAAGAAGTTCAGCTATTTGACTGGGTAAATCAATTGCCCCACAAGGCCGATACAAAAGTGGGTGAATTGGGAAATCAAATTTCGGGCGGACAAAAACAGCGGATTGCAATTGCCCGTGCTCTTTATAGAAATGCCTCCATTTTTATTTTTGACGAAGCCACAAACGCCCTTGACGAATTTTCTAAAAATGAAGTTCTGCAAACCATTAAAAAACTGCATTTGCAAGGTCACACCATTATTATGGTTTCGCATGATACAACGGTGCTTAAAATGGCCGACAGGCAGTTTGAAATGAAAGACGGGAATTTGATTAATACCTCGATTTAAACCTACATAAGATTATAGATGTTGCCAGCCTTGAGCTTTCAAGTCATAAACATTTCCTTGTTTTGAAATAAGCTGATTTTTCATACCGACTTCTTTTGCGTAACCAATAATGGAAATGTCGGGGTTGTTTTTAATCTTATCGTGTTCGGATTGAGAAACGGTAAATAATAGCTCATAATCTTCTCCTCCATTCAACGCCGCCGTGGTTGGGTCAATGCCAAAATCTACCGCCATGTTATAGGTATCTTGGTCAATGGGAAGTTTGTCCTCGTATATGCTAAAATCTACCTTCGATTGTTCGCTCAAATGAAAAATTTCAGAAGCAAGTCCATCGGAAATATCTATCATGGAGGTTGGCTTTATATTAAGCTCCTTCAGTTGATTGATAATGTCTAATCGAGCCTCGGGTTTTAGCTGTCTTCCGACAATATAATCATGGTTTTTAAGGTCGGGTTGCATGTCTTTGTGCTCCAAAAAAACCCTTTTTTCTCTTTCCAAAAGTTGCAATCCCATATAGGCTCCACCCAAATCGCCTGTTACACAAAGTAAATCTCCTGCTTTTGCTCCACTTCGTTTTACAATTTCATTTTCATCGGCAAAACCAATGGCTGTGCCGCTTATTACCAATCCTTTGTGCGATGAACTTGTGTCGCCACCAACCAAATCAACCTTGTATTTTTGACATGCCAACATAATGCCTGAATACAATTCTTCAATGGCTTCTAAGGTATATTTACTACTCAAAGCTATGGATATAGTCAATTGTGTTGGTATGGCATTCATGGCCAAAACATCCGACAAATTCACAATTGCAGCTTTATAACCCAAATGTTTTAATGGGGTGTACATCATATCAAAATGCACATTTTCGAGCAACATGTCCGTGCTAACAACTACCATTTTGCCATGGGAAGAAATCACAGCAGCATCATCGCCAATACCCAATTGTGTATTTATATTTTGCAATTTAATATGAGCGGATAAATGCTTTATCAATCCAAATTCTCCCAGATTTTCGAGTGATGTCGTCTCTTTATTTTCAAACATTGGGCAAAGTTAATTTATTTCAAACAAGGCATATTTTTATATGGGGCAAATACCCCTAACCTTTTTCAAAATTCTGCTTTAACTTTGCTCTATGAATATCATTAAACCTTTCTCAAAATCATGGAAATCATTCGTTCAATTAATTTATCCAAATCTTTGTTTTTTGTGCGGAGATGGTCTTGTAAAAGGAGAATCGGGTATATGCATTGGCTGCGATGCATCTCTTCCCAAAACCCTTTATTGGGAGTATAATAACAATCCAATATATAACTCTATGCACGCCCGATGTGGCATTGAACATGCATCGGCCTATTTGTTTTTTCAAAAACAAAATAAAGTTCAAAAAATAATGCACCGTTTCAAATATCATGGCGATAAAATATTGGGAATGGAAATGGGCAGAAGATTTGGTTTACGATTAAAAGAGGTTGATTTGCTTGCCGATGTGGATGTAGTAATGGCAATACCGCTTCACATTTCAAAACAAATGCAACGTGGTTTTAACCAGTCTGAAATATTGGCAGAGGGCATTGCACAAAGTTTACGTAAAAAAACCGACTTCAAAGCATTAAAAAGGAATATCGCCAATAGTAGTCAGACCACAAAAAACCGGATAGAACGATGGGAAAATGTGGAATCTATTTTTTCGGTAAATATTCCAAAGTCTGTATCAGGCAAACACATTTTGCTGATTGATGATGTTTTTACTACCGGAGCCACGATGGAGGCATGCATTGAAGCCATACAAAAGGCAAATGCCAATAAAATAAGCATTGCCACCTTAGCAGTAAGCGATTAAGATTTATTGAACAATCAGCTTGTATGAATCAAAGCCATTTACTTTAACAAAGTAAACACCCTTAGCCCACGAAGAAGTGCTAAGTTCTAACGTCTTTCCGTTAGCCAATTGGAAATCCCGCATTTTTTGTCCGGTAATGCCGAATATTTCAACCTCCAAATTTTCGGATTGCACATTTTTTATGTAAACCAAGCCAAAACTTGGATTTGGATAAATCTCAATGGTAGATTTTTTCGGAGTTCTTGGCACACCAACACTTGCAGCGTTCGAACAAACCACATTTGACTTATTTGGCTCTTTATTATTGATAAATAGCCAAGCCTGATTGCAGAATTCCATACCAGTTTTCAACTCAGAAGTAATAAGTGGTATTTTCATGAAAACGTAACCTACATTTTCGTCATTACCCTTATTTTCAGGCAAAATGTTTGCATCCGAAGTTTCCCATTCCCGAATCATTCTGTATTTGCCATCGGCGGTTGGTGCATACGTTATTTTTTCAGTAAATGTCTGCCCAAGATTGTAATCGATATAGAATAACTTGTTATAATCAATCGGCAAATCTGCATCAAGCGTATCAATCATTCTCAAGGAATTAATAGTGTTTTCTCCATCGTTTCTCAATCTGATTTGATACTCCACGTATTTTTCGGAGAGGGTAAACCAATTTCCCAGGTTGGATTGTTTCAAGAATGGCTCCAAGCTATCAACCGACTCAAATTGCTCGGTTTGTCTGCTCTGACCATCAATATCAGTCTGGGTGCCATGCACATCTCCAGTAAAACAGAAATCATTGTACAGCTCAATGTCGGGTCGAATAATACCGGAAATGATTATTTCAAAGGTATTTCCAACGCCCAAATCTTCTACCTTCCACACATATTCATTGCCATTTTGAAGATCTGGTTTTGGCATAAACTCTACACTACTCCACCAATCTCCCATTTTCAAATTTAGGTTTGCAGCATTTATGGAAACTGTTCCGTTGTTTACAGCCGAAAGTTTTATCTCATTCTGTTTACCTCGAACTAATTTCCAACCGTTTTTCAAATTAGCGTTCAAATCCAAATCCACGACATCAGGCTTTTCGACTGCTCTGAAATCGGCAGAGGCTTTAACATTTCCGGTTTTAGCTACGGAAATCTTTTCGATGGAAATGCAGCCATCTAAATGCTTATTGTCGGGAGTATAAGCCAAATCATATACACCATTTTTTACCGGAATTTCATAACTTCCATCGGCATTGGTTATAAATTTATAGTTTCCAGGATTGAGTGTAATAACCGCTCCTCCATAGTAATAGTCTATACCTTCATCATAAGTGCAATTGGCATTTTTGTCAATAAAAACTCTGCCACCAATGATGGAGTAACCCTCCATTATTTGACCAATATTATGTGCCAAACCACTTTCAAAACTTCCGTATGCATAAATTCCTTTACTGCCAACGGCCAATTTCAAAGGTAAACTGACAGCATTCCCAATTTGATAGAACCATTTATTTGCCCGATAAGTCAACAAATTAAATCTCTTTTCAAAGTCCCCTTTTTCGGCAAATAAACCTGTGATGTAGATGGCATCATTATACTCAACCACATCCCAGAATTCAATAACCTCAATATCTTTCAAATCCAACCCAGAAATATTATCCCATGTGTTTCCATCGAATACCTTTACAAAGTCGCCTAATAAGTTTTGATTGCCACATAACAAAAGTTTGTCGTCAACCAAACCAAATTTGTAGCTTTCATTTAAGAAAGGTGGGTTTTTAATAGGCACCCAATTATCTCCATCAAAAACAGAAATGTGGTATTTGAAAGAGTTTGTTTGCTGCGTAAAATCTCCGCAGGCATATAATTTTCCCTTGTAAGATTCTACATCCAAAACAAAATCATTCAGTTTGTCTGAGGTTAAAACTCCTCCGGATGTTACCCAACCAATACCGTCATACACCAATACATTGCTCTTTTTGTATTTACCCACCAAAGTCAATTTGTTTTGATAGGTAATTAACTCATATACATCGTAAGCCGACGTGACATTAGAGTCTGAAATATTTTTCCATGATGTTCCATCCCACTCTATTACAATATTTGGGGTAGATGATTTGTGGCCTGTTGCGTATTTCCCCAAGACGAACAATGAGTTATTATGCCATACGGAATTACAAATTTTGAATTCTCCATTTATTCCATATCCGTGTTTGGGCAGAGGCAATACACCAAAATCAGTATAATTCAAACCATCCCATTTTTTCATTTGATAGTTTGCCGCGGCATCCACTTCTATCAAGTATAAATCTCCGTTTCTTTGGGCCACGGTTTGCACTTGACCTACTTCGTTTCCAAAGCCAAGTTTATACATACCTTGCCCTTTAGCAAATGATGCCAACATGCACAATGTCAATATGTTTATTAGCCTTTTCATTTACTCGATAGTTTATAGTGCAAACTTACATTGAAACCATAATTATACGGCTTTACTTTTATTGCTGCATCATTTCTTCTAAGAGATGACAGATTTATGTTATAATAAGGTATAGCTCCTAATTCAAAACCAGATTTTAACTGTTTGTATATGCCTATGGATGAAGTGAATCCAACCCCATGTCGGTTGTATTTGTCAAACTGCGATTGAAGGTTTTCCAAACTTAGGTAAGTTTCGTCCGCCTTAAAACCTGACATATTGGTAAGGTACATATACTTCAAACCTGTTTCGGCACGCAGGCTTAATTCTTTGTTATCATTCAACAACACAAAGCCCATTCTTAAAGGCACCTCTATAAACTTGTAGCTGTTAATACCATTATAACTAATAGTATCAAAGGCATTTGGTGGACGCTCGTTATAGCTTAGTTTTTCAGTGGTCATATCCACTTGAACAAAGGTCTTGTTTATATAGTTATAGTTTATAGACTCGGTTATTTGATTCAAACCAACACCTGAACTAAGGTAAAATCCTTTCTTGAGCATATAGTTGGCCTCTGCTTCTACTTGATAGCCAAAACTTTTGCCTTCCATGTTCAGAACGCTTTTATAATCTCGGTTTATCAACCAACTATTTACAGTATTTAAGTTTACCAATTTTCCTACTAATGATGGAGAAGCAGTAAGCTCAAACTCCCAAGGACTTGTGTTTGTAGAAAAGTCCGGCCTTCTCCAGCCCTTACGAGGAGAAGACTCGGACTCTGAATCTACTGTTTTATTTATAGTAGGTAAGTAATTGAGTGCCACTTTCCCAAATGGCACAATATTTTTATTAATTAAAAAGTATTGTCGAGGTTGAAGATTGATTGTTTGGTAAGCAAAACGATATGGAGTTGAACCATCAGCAGTGCTTTGGTTTTCCAACTCATCAACTCTTTTAAATTTTGCATTTCTCTTTTCGGGTTGGTTTGATTCATTTGCCTGATCGTCTGCAGGAACTTCAGTAGGTAATGTATTTTTATTAATTTTTATTTTCTTGTTTGTACTCTTTTCAGCTATTACATTTTGATTTGTTTCGTGTGTTTTGCCATGATTCATAGATTTAAACACACCATATCCGCCAACTAAAAGTGCAAGACCTGCTGCGGCCCAAATCCAAAAAGGAGCGATACGGCGTTTTTTACCATCAACCAAATCAAGTTTTTCTGAAATAGCCGACCAGCTTTCGTCAAAAGACACATCACCCATCAAGCCTTCTAATTGGCTTTTGAGTAAATCATCAAATATGTCTTTTCTTTCTTCCAACTGTCTTTATTTCATTCTAATTTTTTCCTTCAAAATAGCTCTTGCTCTCAACAAGCGGCTTTTCGAATTATTAACTGTCAACCCCAACTGATCTGCTATTTCTTGGTGCGAGTAGCCATCTATGGCATACATATTCAGCACCACTCTATATTTGTCAGGAAGTTGTTGAACGTGTTCTAAAATCTGTTCAGAAGTTAAGCCTCCCCATTTTTCCATATCTTCAGAAGAATCTTCGTAAGCCAATTGCTCGGTTTCTTCAATATCCACATGAGTATATTTTGCTTTACCTCTTGTGATATGATTGATTGCCAAATTGGTAAAAATGCGAGACATCCATGTTTGAAGGCTACTGCCAAAGTTAAAGGAGTCGAGTTTTGTAAAAACTTTTACAAATCCCTCCTGCAAAATGT
It contains:
- a CDS encoding ComF family protein → MNIIKPFSKSWKSFVQLIYPNLCFLCGDGLVKGESGICIGCDASLPKTLYWEYNNNPIYNSMHARCGIEHASAYLFFQKQNKVQKIMHRFKYHGDKILGMEMGRRFGLRLKEVDLLADVDVVMAIPLHISKQMQRGFNQSEILAEGIAQSLRKKTDFKALKRNIANSSQTTKNRIERWENVESIFSVNIPKSVSGKHILLIDDVFTTGATMEACIEAIQKANANKISIATLAVSD
- a CDS encoding T9SS type A sorting domain-containing protein, translated to MKRLINILTLCMLASFAKGQGMYKLGFGNEVGQVQTVAQRNGDLYLIEVDAAANYQMKKWDGLNYTDFGVLPLPKHGYGINGEFKICNSVWHNNSLFVLGKYATGHKSSTPNIVIEWDGTSWKNISDSNVTSAYDVYELITYQNKLTLVGKYKKSNVLVYDGIGWVTSGGVLTSDKLNDFVLDVESYKGKLYACGDFTQQTNSFKYHISVFDGDNWVPIKNPPFLNESYKFGLVDDKLLLCGNQNLLGDFVKVFDGNTWDNISGLDLKDIEVIEFWDVVEYNDAIYITGLFAEKGDFEKRFNLLTYRANKWFYQIGNAVSLPLKLAVGSKGIYAYGSFESGLAHNIGQIMEGYSIIGGRVFIDKNANCTYDEGIDYYYGGAVITLNPGNYKFITNADGSYEIPVKNGVYDLAYTPDNKHLDGCISIEKISVAKTGNVKASADFRAVEKPDVVDLDLNANLKNGWKLVRGKQNEIKLSAVNNGTVSINAANLNLKMGDWWSSVEFMPKPDLQNGNEYVWKVEDLGVGNTFEIIISGIIRPDIELYNDFCFTGDVHGTQTDIDGQSRQTEQFESVDSLEPFLKQSNLGNWFTLSEKYVEYQIRLRNDGENTINSLRMIDTLDADLPIDYNKLFYIDYNLGQTFTEKITYAPTADGKYRMIREWETSDANILPENKGNDENVGYVFMKIPLITSELKTGMEFCNQAWLFINNKEPNKSNVVCSNAASVGVPRTPKKSTIEIYPNPSFGLVYIKNVQSENLEVEIFGITGQKMRDFQLANGKTLELSTSSWAKGVYFVKVNGFDSYKLIVQ
- a CDS encoding FKBP-type peptidyl-prolyl cis-trans isomerase, which codes for MKIRSHILVSLIFFGLSSCQKGYDFEKSPTGLQYHFFTNNAGGKVGKIGDFYSMNVTAMGDTILFSTFLDLERVEPLYKGDVHEGLAMLHKGDSVVFLLPADSFFSNAGKPVPENLKGGTVMLHIGVLDIRNPFEQTIFKSEEEIKIMENFVKNEGWQNVVLDTTGIYYQKIGENPNAEPILIGDSVDINYTYSLLNRRVLWQTKDNDPWRFEVGGNQTRISGLSRVLVLMNDGDHVRALLPFTEAFGIQGLSDFIPPCSTIVLDIKAKKVKK
- the thiL gene encoding thiamine-phosphate kinase: MFENKETTSLENLGEFGLIKHLSAHIKLQNINTQLGIGDDAAVISSHGKMVVVSTDMLLENVHFDMMYTPLKHLGYKAAIVNLSDVLAMNAIPTQLTISIALSSKYTLEAIEELYSGIMLACQKYKVDLVGGDTSSSHKGLVISGTAIGFADENEIVKRSGAKAGDLLCVTGDLGGAYMGLQLLEREKRVFLEHKDMQPDLKNHDYIVGRQLKPEARLDIINQLKELNIKPTSMIDISDGLASEIFHLSEQSKVDFSIYEDKLPIDQDTYNMAVDFGIDPTTAALNGGEDYELLFTVSQSEHDKIKNNPDISIIGYAKEVGMKNQLISKQGNVYDLKAQGWQHL
- a CDS encoding bifunctional oligoribonuclease/PAP phosphatase NrnA, with translation MSQLKSKKVLKIVITTHHKPDADALGSSLALWHFLKKIGHNVVIVSPTDYPPYLCWMPGEHEVINFEENTEKAIELCENADLIFCLDFNDLSRINKFGEYVGKSKALKIMIDHHRNPAGFDDYRFWTIETSSTSELIYDFIQKCQSNHLIDKDIASCLYAGIMADTGSFRFSSTSSKTHRIAAELIDLGVESAKIQALLLDNFSLSRYRLMGYVLYKKLHTFPKLKTALVYLSQEELQRFNIQTGDTEGFVNYGLGIKGIVFSALIVDRTEMIKMSFRSQGSFPCNEFAEKYFNGGGHLNASGGWSKDTLNEVVSKFKEVLPEYRNQLLSSLDE
- the rfbA gene encoding glucose-1-phosphate thymidylyltransferase RfbA; the encoded protein is MKGIILAGGSGTRLHPLTLAMSKQLMPVYDKPMIYYPLSTLMMAGIREILIISTPHDLPHFKRLLGDGSQLGCSFQYQVQEIPNGLAQAFVLGESFIGDDKVALILGDNIFFGTTLEETLKENADPNGGVIFAYHVSDPERYGVVEFDSEMKAISIEEKPVKPKSNFAVPGLYFYDNQVVEIAKNLKPSLRGEYEITDVNKEYLKRNQLKVGVMHRGTAWLDTGTFQSLNQAAQFVHVIEERQGLKIGCIEEVAFRQGFIDKKQLKTLAKPLTKSGYGNYLLNLSK
- a CDS encoding sigma-70 family RNA polymerase sigma factor, whose amino-acid sequence is MSNDEQLVKLCIEKNREAQKMLFEKYASRMMGICLRYTASNEDAKDILQEGFVKVFTKLDSFNFGSSLQTWMSRIFTNLAINHITRGKAKYTHVDIEETEQLAYEDSSEDMEKWGGLTSEQILEHVQQLPDKYRVVLNMYAIDGYSHQEIADQLGLTVNNSKSRLLRARAILKEKIRMK
- a CDS encoding ATP-binding cassette domain-containing protein, whose protein sequence is MKFSTVFNNFRKLKTVSSAEEISIFNRLIALGVVSIVADIVGLAILYLFILFIVQPDTFNGYVGSFISIEGKLLPLIILAVLFLAKNIFQIFLSKYQLKKVFSITSSMADLSFMQGFVGGLQEQRKVSSNERLNAINSVTNSLPTLVIQPILLAISEVIFVVLALAILLFYKPILVIWILLFIVPVALFLIWFSNKKLATHEQFIQEFMPKMYNLISNSVFGFSDIKLMNMENEYLYNYREIRQKLHNERINQIWISNQIPSRLMETAAIFSILITAIYLSQTEVQSAMMVLAFFASVAFRLLPSITRIIGAISTFNSFASIIDFVSIKRNEVVQDVGVDFRFNQKIELNQLNYRFGEGRQVINNVSETFKKGDFVGIFGPSGEGKTTLVNLLLGFYKPENNESIKIDGHPLNQISRSWQNQLGYVKQDVFLLNETISKNIVFKNEEINEAKLTNILKEVQLFDWVNQLPHKADTKVGELGNQISGGQKQRIAIARALYRNASIFIFDEATNALDEFSKNEVLQTIKKLHLQGHTIIMVSHDTTVLKMADRQFEMKDGNLINTSI
- the rfbB gene encoding dTDP-glucose 4,6-dehydratase, yielding MKVVITGGAGFIGSHVVRHFVNKYPDYQITNLDKLTYAGNLENLKDVESKSNYKFVRLDIADKEAVNELFELQKFDAVIHLAAESHVDRSITNPLDFVMTNVVGTVNLLNAFKAFGNFEQGLFYHVSTDEVYGELSDDGKFVETTPYSPNSPYSASKASSDHFVRAYHKTYGMPVKISNCSNNYGSHHFPEKLIPLFINNIKNNKPLPVYGKGENVRDWLFVNDHATAIDVIFHKGKTGETYNIGGNNEWKNIDLIKLMCKLMDEKLSRPNRTSEQLITYVKDRAGHDFRYAIDSTKLMTELGWKPSLQFEEGLSKTIDWYLANDDWLKNVTSGAYLDYYKKQYSER